CGGTCGTACAATAAAGAAGGTCAGCCTGAATTACGGCTTACAGTCGAAAGAAACCGTACTTGTCAGCCTTCAGGTGCAACTAGCCAATGAAGACTGAACATTTCAGACCAATGCCTACCAGTGCCAGACCAGATCATAGCCATTCATGCACTCGGCAAGACCTGAGCGCGAAATATGGCTCAAACCTTCGAGTAACTCAGCATTTTTTATTCCTCTGGCTTCAAGGTCTTCACTGATAACAAACACTTTGCAGCCCTTCTCAATCAGGGTTTCAATATCACCTACAATATCCGGCGGCTGGGTCTGGGGGTCTTTTCCAATAGCCAGCCCGCCGGCATCCTGCTCCAGCACACCGTAATTCACAGCATTTCCCTGCAACAAGATATCCAGACCGGCACCGGCTCCTTTGATCGCATGGCTGAGCCAGATAATCGTATCATCCTGCTCCTCAATGGTTGCCCGATAAGCCGTTTCAACAATACTTAATACGTTCATGGTGATTTCTCATCGGGTTGGAATGACAAGCGTGTTGTCCGACGCGCTGGCAAATTTCCACAGGTCTGCAGGGCTACCACGTCCGACACCTTCTACACACTCATCCATGCCTCTTTCATCAACACACAGGCCACAGTTAATCCATTCCAGACTGCCACCACTGGCTTCTGCCAGCTTTTGCAGGGCAATAACCCATTTATGCGACAACGGGTGATCTTCTTCTTCCACATCTCTGCCATGTACAGCATTCGCGTGCGGCCTTTGCCGGGCAAATGCCAACCCTACGGCACCTTCATAAGCAAAGACTTTCAGGTGGTGCCCTTGCCGGGCAGCGATATCCAGCAACCGGAATGCGGTGGTTGTTCTGGCATTTTCAAAAGGAGCATCCATCAATGCAAAGGTCAGGGTTTTCTTTTCAGACATATCAAATCCCCATAAAGAAAATAGTATTAATCAATGCCAGAGCACTTTTCGACCTTCGACCATCTGTTCTATGACAATCTCAAGGGAAGCAGCCATAACCCCTTCTGCCAGAGAGCCCGGATCTATGCCACGCTCCTGCAGAGAAAAATCATCAGCAAGAATTTCTACTCCCTGTCGTGACATATCTGTCAGTGCTTTGGACGCATCGCATGGACGGGCAGGAAGAACACCATTTTGCACCAATAGAAGGGTGACTTTTTTGCCACTCCTGACCAGATCTTCAGCCAATTGGTGATAGTGACTGCAACCACTGTCAAAGGGGTCACGGGATTCAATTAACAGATAATCGGACATACTGGCTCCCTTGATAAAAAGATCGTGTAGCACGTCTTTTCAACAGCCGCGAACCCCGTTCACCATTGATGAATTAGCACGGAGCCGAGGTAGACGACAATTATTACTTATAACCTGGGAAAAATATGATTTGGAAAAATCAATGCCAGAAGGATAGACAACAATTGAGCAAAGGAAGGAAAAATCAATCTGCAAATCGACGACTCTTGATACCCAGCACCTTGCCAAGACCTTCTCGACAAAGAGCCAGTTCAAGAGAGCTGCGAATTACCTGGGCATTATCCATGGTTAATATTTCTGCGAGAATCTCTCTGGCTTTTTGAATAGTGATGCGCCGCAGTGCCCATTTAACCTTGAGCAGGTTGGCAGCACTCATCGAGAGCATATCGACACCCATGGCAACCAGCAGAACAGCCGCCACAGGATCACCTGCAATTTCACCACAGATACTCACCGTCTTGCCTTCTTTGTGCGCATCTTCAACCACTTTCTGCAAAGCCTGAAGCACAGCCGGATGATAAGAATTGTAGAGATCAGCCACACGCGGATTGTTGCGATCGACCGCCAGCAGGTACTGGGTAAGGTCGTTGGAACCGATAGACAGGAAGTCCACCAGTTTTGCCAGCTCCCGAACCTGATAAACCGCAGCAGGCACTTCGATCATCACGCCAACCGGGGGCATAACAACCGGCAAACCTTCTGACAGAACTTCAGTATGGGCCCGGTGAATAAGATGCATCGCCTCTTCCACCTCAAACACACTGGTGATCATTGGCAGCATAATGCGCAGGTTATCCAACCCGACACTGGCCTTGAGCATGGCACGAACCTGCACCAGAAAAATTTCCGGATGATCCAGTGTGACCCGGATACCACGCCAGCCAAGGAACGGGTTGTCTTCTTCAATGGGGAAATAACTCAGGGACTTGTCACCACCAATATCCAGCGTACGCATAGTGACAGGTCTTGGGGCAAAAGCTTCCAGCTGGTGACGGTAAATTTTTTCCTGCTCCAGTTCACTGGGGAAGCGCTCCCGTAACAAGAACGGTACTTCTGTTCGATAAAGGCCAACACCTTCTGCGCCCCGATCCAGAGAACGAACCGTGTCGGTCATCAGGCCGGTGTTTACCCAGAGCGGAATCCGGTAGTCGTCCGGCGTCAGGCAAGGCAGACCACTGATGGTTTCGAGACCTTCCGTAAACTCCTGCTCCTCTTCGACGACGACCTGATAATGTTCCAGCAGCTCGGCAGAGGGGGTTGAATAAACCAGCCCGAGATTGCCGTCAACAATCAACTGATGACCCGATAACTTCAGGAAAGGCAGGTCAACGGCACCCATCACCGTGGGTATGCCCATGGCACGGGCAAGAATCGCAGCGTGGGAATTGCCCGAACCCTGCACCGAAACAAGACCTGTCAACTGCTCACGGGGAACGTCGGCCAGCATAACCGGTGTCAGCTCTTCACTGACCAGAATCGTATTGTCCGGATAACAGATGTTGTTTTTGTTTTCTTTCTGAAGATAAGACAACACCCGTCGGCCAAGGTCTTTAACATCCGCAGCCCGCTCGCGCAGATAGGCATCTTCCATCTTTTCAAAGTTGCGAACATGCTCATCAATCACAGTACGCAAGGCACCGGGAGCCCAGCTGCCGGCACGAACCTGATTGCGAATTTCCAGCCCGAGTGCGTTGTCATCCAGCATGCGGAGATACACATCAAACAAAGCCTGCTCTTCAACCGGAAGCAGATCCGAGAGCTTATCAGCCGTTTCCTTCATCTCTGAGCGAACAGCTTCCAGCGCCTTGCCCAGCAAAGCCAGTTCGGCATCCAGATCGTCGTGTTGTCGATCCGGTACAGCCCCGAGATCCGCCGGAGGCACCACAACCACGGCTTCACCAATAGCCACACCGGTGGCTCCGGCAGTCCCCTGAAAACGGGCGGTTTTTCTGGGATTATTGGGTGTGACGTGCAGAGAGCCTGTCGCTTCGGCATGGGCTATAACCCCTGCCAACTGGGCAGACATCGTGACAAGAAAGGCTTCTTCGTGTTCATCAAAACGACGACGTTCTTTTTGCTGAACGACCATAACACCAAGAATCTGGCGGTGATGAATAATCGGCACCCCGAGAAACGAGTGGTAACGTTCCTCACCGGTTTCTTTGATGTAGTGAAATTTGGGATGTGTGGCAGCATCCTCAATATTGATGGGTTCTTCCCGCAGCCCGACCTGCCCCACCAATCCTTCTGACTGAGTCATTTTGGCAACGCCCACGGCAGAAGGATTGAGTCCTTCGGTAGCGCTCAGGGTGTATTCGCTCTGCTCAAGGTCAAACAGATAAACAGAACAGACGTCAGTGTGCATGCTGTCGCGAACCCGTTGCACAATAATCTGCAACGCAGCCCTGAGGTCAGAAGCAGCACTGACTTCCTGAACAATTGTGCGCAGGGTATTCAACATAGTCGCCTGCTCTCAACCTCCGGCTAAAATTCCTTTATCGGCTCATCTGCCATAGCGCATTTGCTATCAGTCACCTGTGACAAGCAGTTTCAGTGCTCTCAGCTTCCACCACTCTGCAAACGTCCAATCCTTGGAGCCAGCTCCCGCAAGGCTCGCCGATACACTTCCCGCTTGAAGGATACTACCTGCCCAAGGGGGTACCAATAACTGACCCAACGCCATCCGTCGAATTCGGGGGACGGCGTATGATCCACGCTGACACGGTCATCACCTGTGAGCAACTTCAGCAGAAACCACTTCTGTTTTTGTCCAATACAGAGTGGGTACTGCTCCCTGCGTACAAGACGTCGAGGCAATCGATAACGCAACCATCCCCGGGTACAGGCCAGAATTTCTACATCTTCCGGCTGAAGACCGATTTCTTCATAGAGTTCCCGGTACATGGCTTCTTCCGGAGATTCTCCATCATTGATCCCCCCCTGGGGGAATTGCCATGCGTCCTGTCTTATACGCCGCGCCCAAAGAACCTGACCGTGTTGATTTGCGAGGATAATACCGACGTTAGGTCTGAATCCATCTGAATCAATCACGCCTGCGGCTACCTAAAATGTTTCTTATACCGCATTGTTTCACAAACGGCGCAAACACAGCAACGAAGATGCCAATTTAGTTGGACTAATATTGATCTGCCTCTGAAAAGAGACAGGTTAGTCCTTACCTCGTGATTTATCTGCCTTCACAACCTCAACATTTTCTTTAAAAGACTGACATCAGTCCTAATTTTGTAACGCTGATGGCGTACACTGTTCCAGTCAGAGCTGCGTTCCTATTTACGGATA
Above is a window of Endozoicomonas montiporae CL-33 DNA encoding:
- a CDS encoding DsrE family protein, which encodes MNVLSIVETAYRATIEEQDDTIIWLSHAIKGAGAGLDILLQGNAVNYGVLEQDAGGLAIGKDPQTQPPDIVGDIETLIEKGCKVFVISEDLEARGIKNAELLEGLSHISRSGLAECMNGYDLVWHW
- a CDS encoding DsrE family protein, giving the protein MSEKKTLTFALMDAPFENARTTTAFRLLDIAARQGHHLKVFAYEGAVGLAFARQRPHANAVHGRDVEEEDHPLSHKWVIALQKLAEASGGSLEWINCGLCVDERGMDECVEGVGRGSPADLWKFASASDNTLVIPTR
- a CDS encoding DsrE family protein translates to MSDYLLIESRDPFDSGCSHYHQLAEDLVRSGKKVTLLLVQNGVLPARPCDASKALTDMSRQGVEILADDFSLQERGIDPGSLAEGVMAASLEIVIEQMVEGRKVLWH
- the ptsP gene encoding phosphoenolpyruvate--protein phosphotransferase, with the protein product MLNTLRTIVQEVSAASDLRAALQIIVQRVRDSMHTDVCSVYLFDLEQSEYTLSATEGLNPSAVGVAKMTQSEGLVGQVGLREEPINIEDAATHPKFHYIKETGEERYHSFLGVPIIHHRQILGVMVVQQKERRRFDEHEEAFLVTMSAQLAGVIAHAEATGSLHVTPNNPRKTARFQGTAGATGVAIGEAVVVVPPADLGAVPDRQHDDLDAELALLGKALEAVRSEMKETADKLSDLLPVEEQALFDVYLRMLDDNALGLEIRNQVRAGSWAPGALRTVIDEHVRNFEKMEDAYLRERAADVKDLGRRVLSYLQKENKNNICYPDNTILVSEELTPVMLADVPREQLTGLVSVQGSGNSHAAILARAMGIPTVMGAVDLPFLKLSGHQLIVDGNLGLVYSTPSAELLEHYQVVVEEEQEFTEGLETISGLPCLTPDDYRIPLWVNTGLMTDTVRSLDRGAEGVGLYRTEVPFLLRERFPSELEQEKIYRHQLEAFAPRPVTMRTLDIGGDKSLSYFPIEEDNPFLGWRGIRVTLDHPEIFLVQVRAMLKASVGLDNLRIMLPMITSVFEVEEAMHLIHRAHTEVLSEGLPVVMPPVGVMIEVPAAVYQVRELAKLVDFLSIGSNDLTQYLLAVDRNNPRVADLYNSYHPAVLQALQKVVEDAHKEGKTVSICGEIAGDPVAAVLLVAMGVDMLSMSAANLLKVKWALRRITIQKAREILAEILTMDNAQVIRSSLELALCREGLGKVLGIKSRRFAD
- a CDS encoding RNA pyrophosphohydrolase, with product MIDSDGFRPNVGIILANQHGQVLWARRIRQDAWQFPQGGINDGESPEEAMYRELYEEIGLQPEDVEILACTRGWLRYRLPRRLVRREQYPLCIGQKQKWFLLKLLTGDDRVSVDHTPSPEFDGWRWVSYWYPLGQVVSFKREVYRRALRELAPRIGRLQSGGS